One Streptomyces sp. L2 genomic window carries:
- a CDS encoding Lrp/AsnC family transcriptional regulator, which produces MAIDHLDGRILVLLAREPRIGVLEMSRRLGVARGTAQARLDRLQSNGVIRGFGPQVDPAALGYPVTAFATLQIRQGQGADVRAHLATVPEVLELLTTTGTGDMLCRLVARSNADLQRVIDRVVGFDGIVRASTAIVMENPVPLRIIPLVEQAAADTEGT; this is translated from the coding sequence GTGGCGATCGATCATCTGGACGGCCGGATCCTGGTGCTGCTGGCACGGGAGCCGCGTATCGGGGTGCTGGAGATGTCCCGCAGGCTGGGGGTGGCGCGGGGCACGGCGCAGGCCCGCCTCGACCGGCTTCAGTCGAATGGCGTCATCCGAGGATTCGGCCCCCAGGTGGACCCGGCGGCCCTCGGCTACCCGGTCACCGCGTTCGCCACGCTGCAGATCCGGCAGGGCCAAGGGGCCGATGTCCGGGCGCACTTGGCGACGGTTCCCGAGGTGCTGGAACTGCTGACCACGACCGGCACCGGGGACATGCTGTGCCGGCTGGTGGCCCGCTCGAACGCCGATCTCCAGCGGGTGATCGACCGGGTTGTCGGTTTTGATGGCATCGTCCGGGCCTCCACGGCGATCGTCATGGAGAACCCCGTCCCGCTGCGGATCATCCCGCTGGTGGAACAGGCGGCGGCGGACACGGAAGGGACTTGA
- the hppD gene encoding 4-hydroxyphenylpyruvate dioxygenase, whose amino-acid sequence MTQTTDHTPDTARQADPFPVKGMDAVVFAVGNAKQAAHYYSTAFGMRLVAYSGPENGSRETASYVLENGSARFVFTSVIKPSTTWGTFLAEHVAEHGDGVVDLAIEVPDARAAHAYAVEHGAKSVAEPYEVKDEHGTVVLAAIATYGETRHTLVDRSGYDGPYLPGFVAAKPIVEPPAQRTFQAVDHCVGNVELGKMNEWVSFYNNVMGFTNMKEFVGDDIATEYSALMSKVVADGTLKVKFPLNEPAIAKKKSQIDEYLEFYNGPGCQHIALNTNDIVQTVRTMRAAGVEFLDTPDSYYDTLGEWAGETRVPVETLRELKILVDRDEDGYLLQIFTKPVQDKPTVFFEMIERHGSMGFGKGNFKALFEAIEREQEKRGNL is encoded by the coding sequence ATGACGCAGACCACAGACCACACTCCCGACACCGCCCGGCAGGCCGACCCCTTCCCGGTCAAGGGAATGGACGCCGTCGTCTTCGCCGTGGGCAACGCCAAGCAGGCCGCGCACTACTACTCGACGGCCTTCGGCATGCGGCTCGTCGCCTACTCCGGACCGGAGAACGGCAGCCGCGAGACCGCCAGCTATGTGCTGGAGAACGGCTCGGCGCGGTTCGTGTTCACCTCGGTGATCAAGCCCTCCACCACGTGGGGCACCTTCCTCGCCGAGCACGTCGCCGAGCACGGCGACGGCGTCGTCGACCTGGCCATCGAGGTCCCGGACGCCCGTGCCGCCCACGCGTACGCCGTCGAGCACGGCGCGAAGAGCGTCGCCGAGCCGTACGAGGTCAAGGACGAGCACGGCACCGTCGTCCTCGCCGCCATCGCCACCTACGGCGAGACCCGCCACACCCTCGTCGACCGCTCCGGCTACGACGGCCCGTACCTGCCCGGCTTCGTGGCCGCCAAGCCCATCGTCGAGCCGCCCGCCCAGCGCACCTTCCAGGCCGTCGACCACTGCGTCGGCAACGTCGAACTCGGCAAGATGAACGAGTGGGTGTCGTTCTACAACAACGTCATGGGCTTCACGAACATGAAGGAGTTCGTGGGCGACGACATCGCCACCGAGTACTCGGCGCTGATGTCGAAGGTCGTCGCGGACGGCACCCTCAAGGTGAAGTTCCCGCTCAACGAGCCGGCCATCGCCAAGAAGAAGTCCCAGATCGACGAGTACCTGGAGTTCTACAACGGCCCGGGCTGCCAGCACATCGCGCTGAACACCAACGACATCGTGCAGACGGTCCGCACGATGCGCGCGGCCGGCGTCGAGTTCCTCGACACCCCGGACTCCTACTACGACACCCTCGGCGAGTGGGCCGGCGAGACCCGCGTGCCCGTCGAGACGCTGCGCGAGCTGAAGATCCTCGTCGACCGCGACGAGGACGGCTACCTGCTGCAGATCTTCACCAAGCCGGTCCAGGACAAGCCGACCGTCTTCTTCGAGATGATCGAGCGGCACGGCTCCATGGGCTTCGGCAAGGGCAACTTCAAGGCCCTGTTCGAGGCGATCGAGCGCGAGCAGGAGAAGCGCGGCAACCTGTAG
- a CDS encoding ABC transporter permease produces MNFWDYLTARHQQLLADAYQHASAVFQCMVVATVLGVLIGVVTYRSTWAGNLATIATSTILTIPSLAMIGLLIPVVGLGVPPTVVSLTLYGLLPIVRNSIVGLRGVDPTLVDAARGIGMSRLARLVRVELPLAWPPILTGIRVSTQMLMGIAAIAAYASGPGLGNEIFRGIGSLGSKNALNQVLAGTLGIIILALLFDAAYVLIGRLTIPRGIRV; encoded by the coding sequence GTGAACTTCTGGGACTATCTGACCGCCCGTCACCAGCAGCTGCTCGCCGACGCCTACCAGCACGCCAGCGCGGTGTTCCAGTGCATGGTCGTGGCGACCGTCCTCGGCGTGCTGATCGGGGTCGTCACCTACCGCAGCACCTGGGCGGGCAACCTCGCCACCATCGCCACGTCCACCATCCTGACCATCCCCTCCCTGGCCATGATCGGTCTGCTCATCCCGGTCGTGGGCCTGGGTGTGCCGCCGACCGTCGTCTCGCTGACCCTGTACGGGCTGCTGCCCATCGTGCGGAACTCCATCGTGGGCCTGCGCGGGGTGGACCCGACGCTGGTGGACGCGGCCCGCGGTATCGGCATGTCCCGGCTCGCCCGGCTGGTGCGGGTCGAGCTGCCGCTGGCCTGGCCGCCGATCCTGACCGGCATCCGGGTCTCCACGCAGATGCTGATGGGCATCGCCGCCATCGCCGCCTACGCGTCCGGGCCCGGCCTCGGCAACGAGATCTTCCGCGGGATCGGCTCGCTGGGCAGCAAGAACGCGCTGAACCAGGTGCTCGCGGGCACGCTGGGGATCATCATCCTCGCCCTTCTGTTCGACGCCGCGTACGTGCTGATCGGGCGGCTGACCATTCCGAGGGGGATCCGTGTCTGA
- a CDS encoding tetratricopeptide repeat protein, with the protein MEIRPYDDRPDTGAAGAPGSAGAPGSVGAPGSVPPSGAVPPQPSVRPPVRRQGWRISRRALVGLAAGLAAGGLLAGAALVLLPEVSGHGAVAPAPGPRARALALTAVTSGRPAALPDLAVLIGRQESLVRARPRDARAWAVLGSAYVARGRREADAADFPRAEQALRTSLKVKAEGNAQALGALAALANARRDFPAAKRYGEQARKLTPKEWSAYPPLIDAYTGLGDYKRARSTLEKLLELHTGAAARPAVMARASQVYRDRGWREDAEAQLADAAAAAGTPAERAAYLADAGRLAWERGDREDALRHYRAAVRLDPDRREALAGQGRALAALGRTDEALDAYATAVATRPRPEDLLDLGELYESLRRGEQAGEQYALLRERLRQAESGGVDEDLLTGRFEADHGDATDAVARLRAEWARQPGLAVADALGWALHRAGADEEALTYASIATDAAKGGGVRSAPYAFHRGMIEQGLGLAASARRHLEEALRINPWFSPLDAPEAQRALAALGPVPDEPLPSEDSDETS; encoded by the coding sequence ATGGAGATCCGACCGTACGACGACCGTCCCGACACGGGTGCCGCGGGCGCGCCGGGTTCGGCGGGAGCGCCGGGTTCCGTGGGCGCGCCGGGTTCGGTCCCGCCGTCGGGTGCCGTCCCGCCGCAGCCTTCCGTGCGGCCGCCGGTGCGGCGCCAGGGGTGGCGGATTTCGCGGCGGGCGCTGGTGGGCCTGGCGGCGGGCCTGGCCGCGGGCGGGCTGTTGGCCGGCGCGGCGCTGGTGCTGCTGCCGGAAGTGTCGGGGCACGGGGCCGTGGCGCCCGCACCGGGGCCCCGCGCGCGGGCGCTCGCGCTGACGGCGGTCACGTCCGGGCGGCCGGCCGCGCTGCCGGATCTGGCGGTGCTCATCGGGCGGCAGGAGAGCCTGGTGCGGGCGCGGCCGCGGGACGCGCGCGCGTGGGCGGTGCTCGGGTCCGCGTACGTGGCGCGGGGCCGGCGGGAGGCGGACGCCGCGGACTTCCCGCGGGCGGAGCAGGCGCTTCGGACGTCGCTGAAGGTGAAGGCCGAGGGGAACGCCCAGGCGCTCGGCGCGCTGGCCGCGCTGGCGAACGCGCGCCGGGACTTCCCGGCGGCGAAACGGTACGGCGAGCAGGCGCGGAAGCTGACGCCGAAGGAGTGGTCCGCGTATCCGCCGCTGATCGACGCCTACACCGGGCTCGGTGACTACAAGCGGGCCCGCTCCACCCTGGAGAAGCTGCTGGAGCTGCACACCGGTGCCGCCGCGCGGCCGGCGGTGATGGCGCGGGCGTCGCAGGTGTACCGGGACCGGGGCTGGCGCGAGGACGCCGAGGCCCAGCTCGCCGACGCTGCGGCCGCCGCCGGTACGCCCGCCGAACGGGCCGCGTACCTGGCGGACGCGGGCCGGCTGGCCTGGGAGCGCGGGGACCGCGAGGACGCGCTGCGGCACTACCGGGCGGCCGTACGCCTGGATCCGGACCGGCGGGAGGCCCTCGCGGGGCAGGGCCGGGCGCTGGCCGCGCTGGGCCGCACCGACGAGGCGCTGGACGCGTACGCGACGGCCGTGGCGACGCGGCCGCGCCCCGAGGACCTGCTGGACCTGGGCGAGCTGTACGAGTCGCTGCGCCGGGGCGAGCAGGCCGGGGAGCAGTACGCGCTGCTGCGGGAGCGGCTGCGGCAGGCGGAGTCCGGCGGGGTCGACGAGGACCTGCTGACCGGGCGGTTCGAGGCGGACCACGGGGACGCCACGGACGCGGTGGCGCGGCTGCGGGCGGAGTGGGCGCGCCAGCCCGGCCTCGCGGTGGCCGACGCGCTGGGCTGGGCGCTGCACCGCGCGGGCGCCGACGAGGAGGCGCTGACGTACGCGTCGATCGCGACGGACGCGGCGAAGGGCGGCGGGGTGCGCAGTGCGCCGTACGCGTTCCACCGGGGGATGATCGAGCAGGGCCTGGGGCTGGCCGCGTCCGCCCGCCGGCACCTTGAGGAGGCGCTGCGGATCAACCCGTGGTTCTCGCCCCTGGACGCGCCGGAGGCCCAGCGGGCGCTTGCCGCGCTGGGCCCCGTACCGGACGAACCGCTGCCGTCCGAGGATTCCGACGAGACCTCCTGA